DNA from Aggregatimonas sangjinii:
CAATGAGTTCGCTTCTATAGTTGATACCGCTGTTGCCGGACTCGGCGATTTTGAACTCTAACTTTAGTTCAAAGTTATCGGGCTGACCTCCTTGCCAAATGATGAAGGTATTGCTTTTCAAAAGCGTTTCCGGTGTTACTTCGCCAACCAGATTACCGTCTTCTACGCGCCAATAATTTAAATCGCCTTTCCAATCGGTTAAGGTTTTGCCGTCGAAAATGCTTACGAATCCATCATCGTCCACATCTGTTTGGGCAATATCCGGCACTGCACTATCCTCTTTTTTTTCTTTGCAAGAATGGAAACCTGTTATGAATAGAAGCGAAATAGCCATTGGAAAAAGAATACGTTTGAACTTCATATTTCTTTAGTTGGAATTAATAGTTAGGCAACATACAAGCCGTATGAATCGGCTACTGGGATACTTTTTTGACCTAAGAAATTCATATGGATTTTGATAGAAAATTCCGATTTCTTTTCCGATTCCCAATCCCTATTGTAAATTACTTGTTCATTGAAAGTGATGACCTTTTACTTATGAAGATGAAAGTCGATTACATTTTTCACTCCTCTACCTAGTAGTTCACCAATCAATTTTTACTCTAGGATGACAATTTATAAAAAACGAATTCATCTTTGCAATTCTTTCAACGCCCCACAATTAGAATTGGATTATCAATTTCAATTACTTTCCGGTATCATCTATAGCGGTTTTGTAAATTGAATTTTCGGGATTACCTCCTGCAATCAAATAAGCCAATAAATCTTTGACTTCCTCATCATTTAATCGGTTGATCGTACCCGGCGGCATCAATGATACCGTTGACATTTTTGTACTTGCAACATCACTTTTAGGAATGCTTCTGATGACATCCGGCGCGTACGGATTTTGGGAAATTTTATAGGTATCACCCTCTTCGCTGATTAATCTACCTACAATCGAACTGCCATCATGCAATGAAAATACAGTAGAATTGTATTGATCGGAAATTACCTCATTCGGATTTATTATCGACTTGAGCATATCTTCAGGAGAGAAGCGCGTACCGATTTGTGTGAGTTCCGGACCAATATTCTGTCCCTCTCCTCTCATGGCATGACAGGTAACACAGTTTGTCGCCAAGTACATATTCCTACCTTGTTCGAAGTCTCTAACTCCTAATCCTTCAGCAAGTAAGGGTTCAATATCTTCTTCCGTCCAATTCTTTCTAGGACCTTTGGGCTGAATGGCATTGCCGACGAGCTCGTTTCCCGAACTGCTCAATAAAGAATCCCCGGACATTTGATTGTATAACTCAAACTGATTCTCTGATATCTTGGCTAGAGCGTTTTTTCGGGCATTATCGACAAAACCGATATAACTTCTTCCCGCCTTGTAGGAGAACGCCTTATGGAACCATTTAAAGTATTTCTCGCGGAGTTCGGGTGTCCATCCGTTTTTGGCATCACTCAGTACATTCCCATAATAGGTGCTTTGGGCCGGTGGCATATTTTTCAATGTTTCGGCAATCGCCATTCCGTATTGAGGATTCCTTAAAATAAGGTCCGCCGCCTCAGTGGCCGTATTGGCCATGACGTCTGCATTTTCACCAAGAGGTTTTTCCAATAGCGCAATGGTTTTGGAAATTACGGAAGGTTCTCCGACATAAACCAATGTTTTACTCAACAGCTGGTTCAATACATCGGTCTTAGCAGGATAGTGTGATGCCAAGTAGTTACCGATTTTTTGTTCAATGTTCGGTCTAGCTTTTCCCATTCGGGAAAGGACCAATTCGATGGCGCGTACTAAGTCTACCTGTTTTGCTGTACTTAAGCTAGCAAAATCAATTTCGGTCAAAGTATTTATTAGTTTTTCTTGCTGACCCGAATCGCCTTGTCGTGCCAAAGCAACGGCAGCGTGAATTTTCTTGGCGGCTTCTTTTTCTTCATATACCCGATTCTCCCATATAGCTGTGGGTTGATGCTCAATAGCGATACGGGCAGCATATTGTATAAAGCGGTCATCACTATCAAGAAAAGGCCACGCTGCTTCGACCGCGCCTTCCTTGGCACCGGAATGGTAGCTTTCCAATTCTTTTCTAATTTTATTGGTTTCCGTTTGTTCTAGAGCGATATGTTCGGTGGGAATTTCCTCTTTATCGCCATCGAAATACACTCGGTAGAGGTCGGAGTCGATACGTCGCCCCCCTGTCATAAAATACATAGCGCCATCAGGCCCTATAACACCATCGGTAAGAGGTAGTGGAAGTCCAGAAAGAAATTCTTCCTTGGTACCGGAATATGAAGACCCTTTTGTTTCCAATTCCATGGCGTATATAATTCCAAAACTCCAATCAAAAGCGAAAATACTCCGACGGTATTTCTCAGGAAATTTTGCATTCATCCCATAGATAACGTTGGTCGGGGAACCTTGCCCAATATTCATAACAGGAGGTAGGTTGTCCGGGTAAGCCGGAGACCATTTACCATTCCCGGTACGCCAGCCAAATTCCGAGCCGCTCGTAACGTGACAGATTCGGGTGGGACGGTACCAAGGCATCCCCAAATCCCATTCCATGTCAGAGTCGTAGACGAACATATCTCCCAATTCGTTAAAGGCCAAGTCGAAAGGATTGCGAAAGCCTGCCGATACCAATTCCCAGTTTTTTCCTTCCGGGTCTATATTGGCGACCCAACCGCCTGGAGCACCTCGGTCATTGGCGTGGCCTCGCGGATCTTTTATCTTGTACAGAAGATTGTCATCTTCCCAATTCTGGGGTAGTCGATAGCTGTCCATCTCAGGTAAATCCGTGTGATTTCCCGCAATAACGTACAATGACTTTTCGTCAGGTGACAAAACTATGCTGTGCGGCCCGTGCTCCCCTGCGCCATCAAGCGATTTTAATAGCGTAACCGTATCGTACTCGTCATCATTGTCTGTATCCTGCAAACGGTACAGGCCACTGGTTTTCTCAAACTCCTCGTTGCCCCTATGGTTCACCATCACATACAGACTGTTGAAGGCATATAACAGCCCCTGTGCATAACCCATTTGAATAATGGAATCGGCCACCGGCTCGGCGGTTTGAATCTTAAGCTTCTCCAACTTGGAAATACTCTCGCCAGATCCTACGGGTGGAATTTCCATACGGTATAGCGCACCGTATTGATCTGATGTGATCAATCTATTCTTATCATCGAAAGTCATGGCTACCCAGGACCCTTGGTCATTTTCAGAAGGACTGTAAAGATGTTCTGCCTTGAAATCGGACTGTAGCTTAAGCTTTGCTAATTTGGGGGGCAATTGTTCCGCGACATCAGTTGTGCCTTCCTCGACACAAGAAATCAATACCATCATCGATAAGGCCGTCAGTACATATGAACTACATCTTCCCGTAAAAGTCTTTCTACTCATAAAGTAAAGTTTTTTAAAAATTAGGATTTAATTCCGATTCGGAAGAAGGTAATGCATAACGTTCCCTAATATTGGTAAAGGCGTTTCCAGCTGCCGGCACCCCTTCAGGAAGGTAATAATCGTTAGGATTGTTTATCACCCTGTTGCCAAACTCCGTCATTACCTGAATAGCAATGCCTTTTCTCAATAAATCGAACCAGCGTTTATTCTCAAAGGCCAATTCTACGCGACGTTCCCTGAAAATGGCATCGCCCAAGTCTCCGGTATGGGCTCCCAAGCCAGCTCGAGTACGAACCTGATTCAAATAGGTTATCGCTTCACCATCCTTACCCTGCTCTTCCAAAGCCTCCGCCAAAAACAATAAGACTTCGGCATAACGGTATACGGGAAAGTTCATACCGTGATTGTTATGTAAAGCATGAGGCTCTACATATTTTTTAATAATGGGATAGATGCCATCGTTCCAGAAACTTTCTCTGGTTTCGATATACATGATGGAACCATCCTCTCTTAAATCGCCATCCTCGTAGGCTGCGATAATATCCGGTGTGGGAATATTGTTTCCTTGTCCGTTTATGGGTTGTGGATCGGCCGTACCGAATAATGCTCCAACCTCATCCGCTTCAATGGGCCGAGGGAGAAAATTGTACATAAAGTTACCTTGAACCCCTTCGGCTCCCTCTCTATACTGTATCTCGAAAACCGACTCCATGTTGTTCTTGTTGTCGCTATTCCCTGAGAATGCATCTTCGTAATCAGGCATAAGCATATATTCACCGCTATTGACCACTGCCTTTAAAAGTGTTTCCGCTGCGGCCCACTCCTGTAATACAATATAAACATTGGCCAAAAGCGTTTGTGCAGCCCCCGAAGTAACACGACCTGGTTCTTGTACCGATTTAGGAGGTAGCAGTGGAATCGCAGCTTGGGCATCTGCAATGATTTGAGGATATATTACATCTGGCGAAGATAGTGGTAACGCTGCGCCTTCGCGATCCAGTACCGGTTCAAGATGAAGCGGTACCGATCCATAAAACTGTACCAAGTCAAAATAGGCAAAGGCTCTTAAGAATAGGGCTTGGCCTTTAACATTATCCTTTACGGCTTGGTCTATTTCAGCATCGTCTACGGTTACTAAAATCTGATTGGCGCGAGCTACTATCGCGTATAATTGTCGATACTGGTTTTGAACATTGGAATTGGGTGTAATACCGTCATCGGTAATCATCGAGTGATCGGCGATGTCTTGGTTATTTTCCGTTGCCCCAAAAGCGGTATTTCTCGCAAAATATGTATTATCAGAGCTCATTTCGGCCATGAAAGGTTTTGTTTGATTGTACATCGTTCGTAAGGGAGCATATGTTCCATTCACGGCTTGTACAAAATCGTCTTCTGTTTGGAAGAAGGTCGGTACACTTAGAGAATCTTCGGGAAAGACATTTAACTCGTCTTCACAACTTATTGCAATAAAGCAGATAAGACCAAGGAATATGATTATTTTTTTCATTTTTATAATTTTTATTTATCGAACTGAGTGATTATCTAAAGTTATGCTTTTACTTAGAAATTGAGGCTTACACCAATATTTACTATTCGTGGTATCGGATATCCTGAGATATCTACCCCAGGAGCTAGATTTCCGCCATCGCCTTGTCCGTTGTTTTGAACGCTGATTTCGGGGTTTGGTCCGCCCCAATATTTTGTAAATATGTGCACGTTCTGAATAGATCCATAGATACGGGCCGATTTAAAGTATTCTTCCAGTCCTGGAATCGTATACCCTAAAGTAATGTTTCTAATATTGAAAAAAGAGGCATTTGCCACGAAACGATCGTTGATCCAATCCCTTTCAATACCTGTTACCCTGCCGCCACCGACAGTGGTACCATAAAAACCATCACCAGGATTATCAACTGATCTGAAGCGGTTTTCTACATCTTTTAAAAGGTTGAATACTCCATCTAAGTTTGTTGTACTGAATAGGTGCCGCACTAATACCTCATTACCCTGAGATCCTGTACCTATGATCGAAAAATCCCAATTACCGTACGTTATTCTATTGGTGATACCATAGGTGAAGTCTGGAAACGGATTTCCGGTGATAGCTCGGTCATCGTTGAGTCCTCCTCTTGTTATGACCCCATCGCCATTGACATCAATTAGTTTGATACTACCAACGGTGGATCGGCCAGGTACCTGCGGTGAACTATCCAAATCGGCTTGATTTAAATATACTCCGTCGGATAAATGCCCATAGAATTGCGCAAACGGTTGTCCTACTTGGGTGATGTGCCAGCCACCCGGGCCAAAGACTTGATCGATACCATCGGCCAAGGCTACAACTTCATTTCTGTTAAATGAAATGTTGGCATTGGTGGTCCATTTGAATTTTCCCGTAGTATTTACTGTGTTTAAAGCAAATTCATGTCCCCAGAATTTGATTTCACCAATATTATCACTGAAATTGGAGAAGCCCGACTCCCTAGGCACTTGAATATTGAACAGTAGATTGGTGGTATTTTTTGTGTAGTAATCATAAATAAAAGAAACCCTGTCGTTAAAAAGGCTCAAATCAAGTCCAATGTCAAACTGCTCCGTTGTTTCCCACCCCAGATTTGGATTGGATAAGGAATTCACGGCGGCGCCCGGCGCAAACGTATCACCGAAAACCGCGGGAACATTGTTGTCTATTAAAGCATATTGCGTGTAGTTACCAATATTAAAGTTACCGGTAACGCCCCAGCTTCCTCTCAATTTCAGTAATGATATCGTATTCGAATCTTCTAAAAAAGATTCGTCGGAAGCAATCCAACCGGCCGAAACGGAGGGAAAGGTACCCCATCTGTTGTCAGAACCAAATCTAGAAGAACCGTCGCTACGTATTGCAGCCGTTAATAAATACTTACCCTTATAATTATAGGTCA
Protein-coding regions in this window:
- a CDS encoding RagB/SusD family nutrient uptake outer membrane protein, which translates into the protein MKKIIIFLGLICFIAISCEDELNVFPEDSLSVPTFFQTEDDFVQAVNGTYAPLRTMYNQTKPFMAEMSSDNTYFARNTAFGATENNQDIADHSMITDDGITPNSNVQNQYRQLYAIVARANQILVTVDDAEIDQAVKDNVKGQALFLRAFAYFDLVQFYGSVPLHLEPVLDREGAALPLSSPDVIYPQIIADAQAAIPLLPPKSVQEPGRVTSGAAQTLLANVYIVLQEWAAAETLLKAVVNSGEYMLMPDYEDAFSGNSDNKNNMESVFEIQYREGAEGVQGNFMYNFLPRPIEADEVGALFGTADPQPINGQGNNIPTPDIIAAYEDGDLREDGSIMYIETRESFWNDGIYPIIKKYVEPHALHNNHGMNFPVYRYAEVLLFLAEALEEQGKDGEAITYLNQVRTRAGLGAHTGDLGDAIFRERRVELAFENKRWFDLLRKGIAIQVMTEFGNRVINNPNDYYLPEGVPAAGNAFTNIRERYALPSSESELNPNF
- a CDS encoding c-type cytochrome gives rise to the protein MSRKTFTGRCSSYVLTALSMMVLISCVEEGTTDVAEQLPPKLAKLKLQSDFKAEHLYSPSENDQGSWVAMTFDDKNRLITSDQYGALYRMEIPPVGSGESISKLEKLKIQTAEPVADSIIQMGYAQGLLYAFNSLYVMVNHRGNEEFEKTSGLYRLQDTDNDDEYDTVTLLKSLDGAGEHGPHSIVLSPDEKSLYVIAGNHTDLPEMDSYRLPQNWEDDNLLYKIKDPRGHANDRGAPGGWVANIDPEGKNWELVSAGFRNPFDLAFNELGDMFVYDSDMEWDLGMPWYRPTRICHVTSGSEFGWRTGNGKWSPAYPDNLPPVMNIGQGSPTNVIYGMNAKFPEKYRRSIFAFDWSFGIIYAMELETKGSSYSGTKEEFLSGLPLPLTDGVIGPDGAMYFMTGGRRIDSDLYRVYFDGDKEEIPTEHIALEQTETNKIRKELESYHSGAKEGAVEAAWPFLDSDDRFIQYAARIAIEHQPTAIWENRVYEEKEAAKKIHAAVALARQGDSGQQEKLINTLTEIDFASLSTAKQVDLVRAIELVLSRMGKARPNIEQKIGNYLASHYPAKTDVLNQLLSKTLVYVGEPSVISKTIALLEKPLGENADVMANTATEAADLILRNPQYGMAIAETLKNMPPAQSTYYGNVLSDAKNGWTPELREKYFKWFHKAFSYKAGRSYIGFVDNARKNALAKISENQFELYNQMSGDSLLSSSGNELVGNAIQPKGPRKNWTEEDIEPLLAEGLGVRDFEQGRNMYLATNCVTCHAMRGEGQNIGPELTQIGTRFSPEDMLKSIINPNEVISDQYNSTVFSLHDGSSIVGRLISEEGDTYKISQNPYAPDVIRSIPKSDVASTKMSTVSLMPPGTINRLNDEEVKDLLAYLIAGGNPENSIYKTAIDDTGK